CGGTGAATCGGGATTGACTAAGAAGATTTACGTCATAAGCTGCAATCCGAACCTTGCTGAAATAGGAATGGACCGAATGCGAAAATCCATGAAAGGACTAGAAGCCAGAAAGTTGTCATTAGATTGGTCACAAGTTCACCTGCATCCGGTCGTTGCCGCAAAGAGAGAGAACTTCGAAGCGGGAGAAATCAAGGTAATCCCCATTGAGCCCATAGACATACCACCAGGAGGAATGGTTTTCCAATCATTCTATGGCGTTAACGGAATGGGCCATTTGTCCTGTGTAGGGTGCCAAAAGTTTCACCATCACAGTAAGGAGAGGACTGCTGATGTCGCCATGTTTCAGGCAAGAATCAGGGCTCCAGTTATGGAAGGAGATCTCTTAGGCCAAGTATTGGTCGTGCCAAAAAGCTGAGAGAATGCAAGCTCCAAGTCATAGATGAGGCTTTACTATGAATCCAATTTGGAGGGATTCACTCGATACGCTTGATAAACCAGATGATTGCATCACCATCTTCTTTCATTTCTAGAATCTCGTTACCGCTGCGCTTTGCCCATACTGGAAAATCCTTCTTTGTGCCCACATCAGTAGCGATGACTTTGAGAACCTCTCCGATCTCAATTTCTCCAATCTCTTGTTTCATTTTGAGAACCGGCATTGGGCAGCGAAGGCCGCTTGCATCGAGTTCTCTCGCAATTTCGTAACTACTCATAGTCAGTCACAACACTCATGCCCTTTGTCGATTTTATGCATTTCTATTACCCATTGGTTACAAAACGTAATTTCTGCTCTTTGAAATGTACGTTTCCAACATCCTTATGAGTGCCCTTTGATGATATACTGTCGTTAGGTGTTTACAAGTGATTGTAGTTAGACTTCTCCTGCTTGTATTGTTTGCTCTGTCAATCAGTAGTATGATGTCAGGTTTCTTGATCGCGAGAAGAATGGGATACTACCTAATGAAGCAAGTCATGGTCATTATGCTTGGTATGATTGTCGGTCTAGGCACGGTTGTTGTTGGATTCATATTCGCTCCAGCTTCACCAACGATGTTTGACATATTGCATTTGATGATAGCTCTTCATTTTCTGCTATTCCTCGTTGGTACCATTATGGAACTCGCGCAAGTGTTACCTATTCTCCTCAAAACTATGCAAGGAGCACCAATTCATAGTTCTCACATAACGAATCTGCTGCTAACCACATTCGTTTCACTCGGACTCGTACTGATGTACGCTGACTTAGCGCTAATTATTGTATAGGTGATAAGAAATGGATTCGATCTACATTGTCGGTCAACATGGCCCAGAAGTCGCTGAACGTTGCTATGGCCCATTTGTAACAGCAACAACAGCTCAGGCTCAAGAAGTGAAATGCAAGATATTTCTCATGATGGATGGAGTTGAACTCGCAAAGGACGGAATGGCTGAGAAAGTTCAAGCACCCGGATTTCCTCCCTTACCTGATTTGATCAATATGTTCTTGGAATCTGGTGGAGAACTCGAGCTTTGTTCCAATTCTGTTGAATTCAGGGGGATTTCTGAGGAGGATTTGAGGGATGATAGGATTACTATCGCTGGAGCAGCCACGATGGTGGATGATATTCTGAATTATGATAGAACGTTATACTTCTAACCAGACCCCAAGGCTAGTTGGCAATACTCAGCTTGACGAGTAGTCTTCGGGCCCCGAGACTATAGTGAAATGATTCGATCATATTGCTCCATAAGCAAATCAACCATTGTAGGATAGTCTACAATCTCGGCACTAAGAGCCAGTCTATCGGCCAAACCTCTTTCTGCTAGATGCTTCTGTGAGATATAGCGGGAAATATCTAACTCTCCCAGAGAACACTCATCGGCTTTACCCTTATCGGCGAGAAAGACAGCGTCTTCGATAAGTAGCACACCAATTTCATGGTTTCGCTTCAGAAGGGTCTCAATCAGTTCAAGTGCTCCGACACAATCATTGCTTAGCACAATTAGAAATTTCATACATCTCCACCTCTCAGAATGACACAACCATTTGATTTTCTTCTAGGAGTCTTCCAATCTCATCGCTTCCCACGATTTCAACCTCAGAAATCAGCTGACCGGGCTTTATTTCCCTCTCTTGCAATGCACTACTGCTTGCCAGTATCTTGCCTTCAAAGCTAAGATAAGTTCGTTTGAAAAGCTCGATGGGTTTACTATCCATTTCCTTAAGCAAAGAATAGACGCCATCACCCAAGAAAAGCATAGTTGGAGTATGATCCATCCCGAACATGCCTACTGCAGCTCGCCAAGCTTCAAAATTCATTATAGTACCATAAGGTCTTTTCTTAATGAGGAATAGAACCTTTTTCTCAGTAAATTCCATGTTGTATCACCTGTCATATCGAAAATGTCACAAGTCTGTCACATTCTCCCACAATCTCAGCAAATTCCGTTAACCCTGTGACTTCGACCCCCTCAATGAAGTCTTCGCCAAGTCTGCCGTAGCCTCTTGCCAGTGTGCAGAGCCCACATGCATGGAAGATTACACCCTTGTCAGCTAACTCTTGGAAATTCTCATTCATCGGGCGTTCAGGAGATGGATCTTGGTCGAGCTTCGCGTTGTGCACGCCATCAACATAGAGGAAGGCTTTCACTGAATGGCCCTTCTTCAACGCAGCTAAAGCCAAATCGAAGAATGTGTCGCTATGTTGGTACGTATATGGTCCGGATGTAAGGAGTATTCCGAGGGTTCCTGGCAAAATCTTGACGCTCCCGCAATAGTATCAAAATGAGGATAATATATGATAAAAGGAGTACGGTAGGCATGTCATCGTTGTATTAGAAAGCTCAATTCACCATTAGACCCTGAACCTAATCTCAAACTGGAAAAGCCCTGTAGTGAACTTGAATGTGGTGAAAATCTGCCCATAAGCTTCAGGAAATTGAATCCTGCATGTTTCGGCTGCGGCGTCGTAGATTCAACTACTTATTACTAAATCAAAAAGCAGTATCACATTTAAACGGTAATTTCAAACCAACTCTTGGCTCTAATGGTTGAGGAGCAGGAAAGTCCAGTTTTTAGGAGATTTCTGTTTTCATTAAAGGAATAGATTAAAATGTTATAGCTAGCAAATATAATCTCGGTTTAATATCGGAAATCTCGGTCATCCGAAAACTGTGGTG
This genomic window from Candidatus Thorarchaeota archaeon contains:
- a CDS encoding sulfurtransferase TusA family protein; amino-acid sequence: MSSYEIARELDASGLRCPMPVLKMKQEIGEIEIGEVLKVIATDVGTKKDFPVWAKRSGNEILEMKEDGDAIIWFIKRIE
- a CDS encoding DsrE family protein, with amino-acid sequence MDSIYIVGQHGPEVAERCYGPFVTATTAQAQEVKCKIFLMMDGVELAKDGMAEKVQAPGFPPLPDLINMFLESGGELELCSNSVEFRGISEEDLRDDRITIAGAATMVDDILNYDRTLYF
- a CDS encoding DsrE family protein, with protein sequence MEFTEKKVLFLIKKRPYGTIMNFEAWRAAVGMFGMDHTPTMLFLGDGVYSLLKEMDSKPIELFKRTYLSFEGKILASSSALQEREIKPGQLISEVEIVGSDEIGRLLEENQMVVSF
- a CDS encoding DsrE family protein, with product MPGTLGILLTSGPYTYQHSDTFFDLALAALKKGHSVKAFLYVDGVHNAKLDQDPSPERPMNENFQELADKGVIFHACGLCTLARGYGRLGEDFIEGVEVTGLTEFAEIVGECDRLVTFSI